From Nocardia sp. XZ_19_385, the proteins below share one genomic window:
- a CDS encoding NAD(P)(+) transhydrogenase (Re/Si-specific) subunit beta, whose amino-acid sequence MDYLVNILYIIAFGMFIYGLMGLTGPKTAVRGNWIAAVGMFLAVVATLISVRDTSNWILIVAGLVVGVALGVPPAQRTKMTAMPQLVAAFNGVGGGTVALIAWAEFLDTTGFSAFKHGEEPTVHIIVGSLFAAIIGSISFWGSLIAFGKLQEILPGSPIGVGKLQQPLNLLLLVVAVGAAVVIGIGAADGGAPWWWMVLLLVAAGILGLMVVLPIGGADMPVVISLLNALTGLSAAAAGLALNNTAMIVAGMIVGASGTILTNLMAKAMNRSIPAIVAGGFGGGGTAPGAGGGEAKQAKATSAADAAIQMAYANQVIVVPGYGMAVAQAQHAVKEMAALLEAKGVEVKYAIHPVAGRMPGHMNVLLAEAEVSYDAMKEMDDINGEFGRTDVALVIGANDVTNPSAREDASSPIYGMPVLNVDQAKSVIVLKRSMNSGFAGIDNPLFYADTTSMLFGDAKKSVGAVTEELKAL is encoded by the coding sequence ATGGATTATCTCGTCAATATTCTCTACATCATCGCCTTCGGCATGTTCATCTACGGCCTGATGGGCCTGACCGGGCCGAAGACCGCGGTGCGCGGCAACTGGATCGCCGCGGTGGGCATGTTCCTCGCGGTGGTCGCGACGCTGATCTCGGTGCGCGACACCAGCAATTGGATCCTGATCGTCGCGGGCCTGGTGGTCGGTGTCGCGCTCGGCGTGCCGCCCGCGCAGCGCACCAAGATGACCGCGATGCCGCAGCTGGTCGCCGCGTTCAACGGCGTCGGCGGTGGCACGGTCGCGCTGATCGCGTGGGCCGAGTTCCTCGACACCACCGGCTTTTCCGCCTTCAAACACGGCGAAGAGCCGACCGTGCACATCATCGTGGGTTCGCTGTTCGCGGCGATCATCGGCTCGATCTCGTTCTGGGGCTCGCTGATCGCGTTCGGCAAGCTGCAGGAGATCCTGCCCGGTAGCCCGATCGGTGTCGGCAAGCTGCAGCAGCCGCTGAATCTGCTGCTGCTCGTCGTCGCGGTGGGTGCCGCGGTCGTCATCGGAATCGGCGCCGCCGACGGTGGCGCGCCGTGGTGGTGGATGGTGCTGCTGCTGGTCGCGGCCGGCATTCTCGGCCTGATGGTGGTGCTGCCGATCGGTGGCGCCGACATGCCCGTGGTCATCTCGCTGCTGAACGCGCTGACCGGTTTGTCCGCCGCCGCAGCCGGTTTGGCGCTGAACAACACCGCGATGATTGTCGCGGGCATGATCGTCGGCGCGTCCGGCACCATCCTGACCAACCTGATGGCCAAGGCGATGAACCGGTCCATTCCGGCGATCGTGGCCGGCGGGTTCGGCGGCGGCGGTACCGCGCCCGGCGCCGGTGGCGGCGAGGCCAAGCAGGCCAAGGCCACCTCGGCCGCCGACGCCGCGATCCAGATGGCCTACGCCAACCAGGTCATCGTGGTGCCCGGGTACGGCATGGCCGTCGCGCAGGCCCAGCACGCGGTCAAGGAGATGGCGGCGCTGCTCGAAGCCAAGGGCGTCGAGGTCAAGTACGCCATCCATCCGGTCGCCGGTCGTATGCCCGGGCACATGAACGTGCTGCTGGCCGAGGCCGAGGTGTCCTATGACGCGATGAAGGAAATGGACGACATCAACGGCGAATTCGGCCGCACCGATGTGGCCCTGGTGATCGGCGCCAACGACGTTACCAACCCGTCGGCGCGCGAAGACGCCTCCAGCCCGATCTACGGCATGCCCGTGCTGAATGTGGATCAGGCCAAGAGCGTCATCGTGCTGAAGCGTTCGATGAACTCCGGTTTCGCCGGTATCGACAACCCGCTGTTCTACGCCGACACCACCTCGATGTTGTTCGGTGATGCGAAGAAGTCCGTCGGTGCGGTCACCGAGGAATTGAAAGCGCTGTAG
- a CDS encoding Lrp/AsnC family transcriptional regulator produces MSSREPTDPTLDATDARLLLELVANPRATGVELATRLGLSRNTVQARLARWEASGVLGSFERRVRPRALGYPLSAFVAVVVDQHQLDAVVEALAEVPEVTEVCGMTGLTDLTVRVVARDADDLYRIAGQILKIPGVERTNMALVMRELVGPRTAPLLDRLAAGNRENP; encoded by the coding sequence ATGTCCAGTAGAGAACCCACCGACCCGACTTTGGACGCCACCGACGCGCGCCTGTTGCTCGAACTGGTGGCCAACCCGCGCGCCACCGGCGTGGAGCTCGCGACCCGGCTCGGACTGTCCCGCAATACCGTCCAGGCGCGGCTGGCGCGCTGGGAGGCGAGCGGGGTGCTCGGCAGTTTCGAACGACGGGTGCGCCCGCGCGCACTCGGCTATCCGCTGTCGGCGTTCGTGGCGGTCGTCGTCGATCAGCATCAACTGGACGCGGTGGTGGAGGCCCTGGCCGAGGTGCCGGAGGTGACCGAGGTGTGCGGCATGACCGGGCTGACCGATCTCACGGTCCGGGTGGTGGCGCGCGACGCCGACGACCTATATCGGATCGCCGGGCAGATCCTCAAAATCCCGGGCGTGGAACGAACCAACATGGCGCTGGTGATGCGGGAATTGGTGGGTCCGCGCACCGCACCGCTGCTCGATCGCCTCGCGGCCGGAAATCGCGAGAATCCCTGA
- a CDS encoding MFS transporter, which yields MLDSMIERPMRRARVAVFTVFALNGFLLALWVVHIPVITDRTGVAKSTLGTFILMLAGAGIIGMRIAGPLADRFGSRTLVGAAAAITAATVIGPGLATGPVALAIALACFGFGNGALDVSMNTQAVHVERAYGRPIMSAFHALFSAGGFLGSVLGAAAQRADWDVRLTLGVAAVACLALTAALVPLLLRDTSSTTPEVVADGRPAPQDEAEPTGWSRVPERTRKVMALALIAFVLLLCEGAAADWSALQVREHLDADEATAALAFAAFSFTMTAGRFATDRIAGAFGRVAVVRYGSLICAVGLGVVIASPWVPLTLLGWALCGIGLSGGIPQIFTAAGNLGSSTAATDMSRVFSLGYLGLLAGPAIIGWLTALVPLTTALAAPLLLLLLCSWKAGVVAPPKSKISA from the coding sequence ATGCTGGATTCGATGATCGAGCGTCCGATGCGGCGGGCCCGGGTGGCGGTGTTCACGGTGTTCGCGCTCAACGGGTTCCTGCTGGCACTGTGGGTGGTGCACATTCCGGTCATCACCGACCGGACGGGCGTCGCGAAATCCACTCTGGGGACTTTCATCCTGATGCTCGCGGGCGCGGGGATCATCGGGATGCGGATCGCGGGCCCGCTGGCGGATCGGTTCGGCAGCCGCACCCTGGTCGGTGCGGCCGCCGCGATCACCGCCGCGACGGTCATCGGTCCCGGGTTGGCCACCGGGCCGGTCGCCCTCGCCATCGCGCTGGCCTGCTTCGGTTTCGGCAACGGAGCGCTCGACGTCTCGATGAATACCCAGGCCGTGCACGTCGAGCGGGCGTATGGCCGGCCGATCATGTCGGCCTTCCACGCCCTGTTCTCCGCGGGCGGTTTCCTCGGCTCGGTGCTCGGCGCCGCCGCCCAGCGTGCCGACTGGGATGTGCGTCTCACGCTCGGCGTGGCGGCGGTCGCCTGTTTGGCGCTCACCGCCGCGCTGGTGCCGCTGCTGCTCCGCGATACCAGCTCGACCACCCCGGAGGTCGTCGCCGACGGCAGGCCCGCACCTCAGGACGAAGCGGAACCGACCGGGTGGAGCCGGGTGCCGGAGCGCACCCGGAAAGTGATGGCGCTGGCCTTGATCGCGTTCGTGTTGCTGCTGTGTGAAGGGGCCGCTGCGGATTGGAGCGCCTTGCAGGTCCGCGAACACCTGGATGCCGACGAAGCTACCGCCGCACTGGCTTTCGCGGCTTTCTCGTTCACCATGACCGCGGGCCGTTTCGCCACCGACCGCATCGCGGGCGCCTTCGGCCGCGTGGCGGTGGTCCGCTATGGCAGTCTCATCTGCGCGGTCGGCCTCGGTGTGGTCATCGCCTCTCCGTGGGTCCCACTGACCCTGCTGGGCTGGGCCCTGTGCGGTATCGGCCTCTCCGGCGGTATCCCCCAAATCTTCACCGCCGCAGGCAATCTCGGCTCCAGCACCGCCGCCACCGACATGTCCCGCGTCTTCAGCCTGGGCTACCTGGGCCTGCTCGCCGGTCCTGCCATCATCGGCTGGCTCACGGCGCTGGTCCCCCTCACCACGGCTCTCGCCGCCCCGCTCCTGCTCCTGCTGCTGTGCAGCTGGAAAGCCGGAGTCGTGGCACCGCCGAAATCCAAGATCAGCGCGTGA
- a CDS encoding SDR family oxidoreductase, translated as MTFNDANQPQILVTGGTGKTGARVAARLQQAGHQVRIGSRTAEIPFDWTDRDTWSAALSGIDTVYVAFQPDLAVPGAPDVIQAFTTAAKNSGVGKLVLLSGRGEPEAVECEEIVQQSGLDWTIVRCSFFAQNFSEGAFTDYILGGHVALPNGDVPEPFVHADDIADVAVAALTGEGHSRELYELTGPRALTFAEATAEIAEATGRDIAFTPITRTEFVASLTEYQVPADAVSLLDYLFGTILDGRNSAPADGVQRALGRAPKDFRAYAAETAASGVWSVEEAPVR; from the coding sequence ATGACATTCAACGACGCAAACCAGCCCCAGATCCTCGTCACCGGCGGCACCGGCAAGACCGGAGCCCGCGTGGCGGCCCGCCTCCAGCAGGCCGGTCACCAGGTCCGGATCGGCTCCCGCACAGCGGAAATCCCCTTCGACTGGACCGACCGCGACACCTGGTCCGCGGCACTGTCCGGCATCGACACCGTCTACGTCGCCTTCCAGCCCGACCTCGCCGTGCCCGGCGCGCCCGATGTCATCCAGGCCTTCACTACCGCCGCGAAGAACAGCGGTGTGGGCAAGCTGGTGCTGCTCTCGGGCCGCGGCGAACCCGAGGCCGTGGAGTGCGAGGAGATCGTGCAGCAGTCCGGCCTCGACTGGACCATCGTCCGCTGCAGCTTCTTCGCCCAGAACTTCAGCGAAGGCGCCTTCACCGACTACATCCTCGGCGGCCACGTCGCGCTCCCCAACGGCGACGTCCCGGAACCGTTCGTGCACGCCGACGATATCGCCGACGTCGCGGTCGCCGCGCTCACCGGCGAAGGCCACAGCCGGGAACTCTACGAACTCACCGGCCCCCGCGCCCTGACCTTCGCCGAGGCCACCGCCGAGATCGCCGAGGCCACCGGCCGCGACATCGCCTTCACCCCGATCACCCGCACGGAATTCGTTGCGAGCCTGACCGAATACCAGGTTCCCGCCGATGCCGTCAGCCTGCTGGACTACCTGTTCGGCACCATCCTGGACGGCCGCAACTCCGCCCCCGCGGACGGCGTCCAGCGCGCACTCGGCCGCGCCCCCAAGGACTTCCGGGCCTACGCGGCCGAAACCGCCGCCAGCGGTGTGTGGTCCGTCGAAGAAGCACCCGTGCGCTGA
- a CDS encoding alpha-ketoacid dehydrogenase subunit beta — protein MITTFAAALNAGLRKALEDDPKVLLMGEDIGRLGGVFRVTDTLQKDFGNNRVVDTPLAESGIIGTAFGMALRGYRPVCEIQFDGFVYPAFDQIVSQVAKIHYRTKGKVKAPLTIRIPFGGGIGSVEHHSESPEAYFTHTAGLRVVAPSNPADAYHLVRQAIALDDPVIFFEPKRRYWDKADVDFHVEPELPMDRARVCTAGADATIVAYGGTVATALTSAKIAAEEGHSLEVIDLRSLSPIDFDTIEESVAKTGRLIVVHEAPVFGGLGAEIAARITERCFYHLEAPVLRVGGFDIPYPPAKLEKHHLPDPDRILAAVDRSLAA, from the coding sequence ATGATCACCACCTTCGCCGCGGCGCTCAACGCCGGCCTGCGCAAAGCCTTGGAGGACGACCCGAAGGTCCTGCTGATGGGCGAGGACATCGGACGCCTCGGCGGGGTGTTCCGGGTCACCGATACCCTGCAGAAGGATTTCGGCAACAACCGGGTGGTGGACACGCCACTCGCCGAATCCGGCATCATCGGAACGGCTTTCGGGATGGCCCTGCGCGGGTACCGGCCGGTGTGCGAGATCCAATTCGACGGATTCGTCTACCCGGCCTTCGACCAGATCGTTTCCCAGGTCGCCAAGATCCACTACCGCACCAAGGGGAAAGTCAAGGCACCCTTGACGATTCGCATTCCGTTCGGTGGTGGAATCGGCTCGGTGGAACATCACTCCGAATCGCCGGAAGCGTATTTCACGCACACCGCCGGACTGCGGGTGGTCGCGCCCAGCAACCCGGCCGACGCCTATCACCTTGTCCGCCAAGCGATAGCGCTCGACGACCCGGTGATCTTCTTCGAGCCGAAGCGCCGCTACTGGGACAAGGCGGACGTCGACTTCCATGTGGAACCGGAGCTGCCGATGGATCGGGCGCGGGTGTGCACCGCCGGCGCCGACGCCACCATCGTCGCCTACGGCGGCACCGTGGCCACCGCGCTCACCTCGGCGAAAATCGCTGCGGAGGAAGGGCATTCGCTGGAAGTGATCGACCTGCGTAGCCTCTCGCCGATCGATTTCGACACCATCGAGGAATCGGTCGCCAAGACCGGCCGGCTCATCGTGGTGCACGAAGCTCCGGTGTTCGGCGGCCTCGGCGCGGAGATCGCGGCCCGGATCACCGAGCGCTGCTTCTATCACCTGGAAGCTCCGGTGCTGCGCGTCGGCGGCTTCGACATCCCCTACCCCCCGGCTAAGCTCGAAAAACACCACCTGCCCGACCCCGACCGCATCCTCGCCGCGGTCGATCGATCGCTCGCCGCCTGA
- a CDS encoding NAD(P) transhydrogenase subunit alpha has translation MYTGLLANIAILVLSGFVGFAVISKVPNTLHTPLMSGTNAIHGIVVLGALVTLGKMEDPSIGIQIILFVALVFGTLNVIGGFVVTDRMLAMFKGKKAAAVEKAEK, from the coding sequence ATGTACACCGGACTTCTGGCCAATATCGCGATCCTGGTGCTGTCCGGGTTCGTGGGCTTCGCCGTCATCTCCAAGGTGCCCAACACCTTGCACACCCCGTTGATGTCGGGCACCAACGCCATTCACGGCATCGTCGTGCTCGGCGCGCTGGTCACCCTGGGCAAGATGGAGGACCCCTCCATCGGCATCCAGATCATTCTGTTCGTGGCGCTGGTCTTCGGAACCCTGAACGTCATCGGTGGTTTCGTGGTGACCGACCGCATGCTCGCCATGTTCAAGGGCAAGAAGGCCGCCGCGGTCGAGAAGGCGGAGAAGTAG
- the pdhA gene encoding pyruvate dehydrogenase (acetyl-transferring) E1 component subunit alpha yields the protein MPEKLAYPVQLIQPDGRRVLDREHAALVADVGPEQLRALYQDLVVTRRIDTEATALQRQGQLGLWPPMLGQEAAQVGSARALHPDDYVFCSYREAAVAYCRGVNPRELTRLWRGVAHHCWDPNVVRMTNPNIVVGAQGLHATGYAYAAHLDGAEIATIAYFGDGATSQGDIAEALGFASSWSAPVVFFCQNNGWAISAPVRVQSATPIVRRAYGYGIPGVQVDGNDVLAVLAVTRQAIQRARTGGGPSFIEAMTYRMGPHTTADDPSRYRAAAETEEWKRRDPIDRLRRLLEREGLYDNDFERAVSAEADAVAHQIRSATIEMPDPEPMELFDHVYSTPHSLITAERQEYLEYLTGDPGEKPVQEGVRA from the coding sequence ATGCCAGAAAAGCTCGCGTATCCGGTCCAGTTGATCCAGCCCGACGGCCGCCGCGTCCTGGACCGGGAGCATGCCGCCCTGGTCGCCGACGTCGGCCCCGAACAATTACGGGCGCTGTATCAAGACCTGGTGGTCACCCGCCGCATCGATACCGAGGCAACCGCGCTGCAACGGCAGGGCCAGCTGGGTTTATGGCCCCCGATGCTGGGCCAGGAAGCCGCCCAGGTCGGCTCCGCCCGCGCGCTGCACCCCGACGACTACGTGTTCTGTAGCTACCGCGAAGCCGCCGTCGCCTACTGCCGCGGCGTGAACCCCCGCGAGCTGACCCGGTTGTGGCGCGGCGTCGCTCACCACTGCTGGGACCCGAACGTGGTGCGCATGACCAACCCGAACATCGTCGTCGGCGCGCAAGGGCTGCACGCCACCGGCTACGCCTACGCGGCCCACCTCGACGGCGCCGAGATCGCGACCATCGCCTACTTCGGCGACGGCGCCACCAGCCAGGGCGATATCGCCGAGGCGCTGGGTTTCGCGTCGAGCTGGAGTGCGCCGGTGGTGTTCTTCTGCCAGAACAACGGCTGGGCGATCAGCGCGCCGGTTCGCGTGCAGAGTGCGACCCCGATCGTGCGGCGCGCCTACGGCTACGGGATTCCCGGCGTCCAGGTCGACGGCAACGATGTGCTCGCGGTGCTGGCGGTGACCCGGCAGGCGATCCAGCGGGCGCGCACCGGTGGCGGCCCGTCGTTCATCGAGGCCATGACCTACCGGATGGGCCCGCACACCACCGCCGACGATCCCTCCCGCTACCGTGCCGCCGCCGAGACCGAGGAGTGGAAGCGCCGCGACCCGATCGACCGGCTGCGCCGGTTGCTCGAGCGGGAAGGACTGTACGACAACGATTTCGAGCGTGCCGTCAGCGCCGAGGCCGACGCGGTCGCGCACCAGATCCGCAGCGCCACCATCGAGATGCCCGATCCCGAGCCGATGGAGCTGTTCGACCACGTCTATTCCACCCCGCACTCACTCATCACCGCCGAGCGGCAGGAGTACCTGGAGTACTTGACCGGCGATCCCGGGGAAAAACCTGTGCAAGAAGGAGTTCGCGCATGA
- a CDS encoding thioesterase family protein yields MPTRWADNDHYGHVNNVTYYSYFDTAVNAWLMHATGTDIRDLPALGVVAQTSCQYLGSLSFPDQLQVGLRISRLGRSSITYDLAIFRDAEGTLELAATGVFVHVYVDSDTRKPIEIPEVIRTAAATLVVADDA; encoded by the coding sequence ATGCCGACGCGGTGGGCCGACAACGACCATTACGGCCACGTCAACAACGTGACCTACTACTCGTACTTCGACACCGCGGTCAACGCCTGGCTGATGCACGCCACCGGCACCGACATCCGGGATCTGCCCGCGCTGGGCGTGGTCGCCCAGACCTCGTGCCAGTACCTGGGCTCCCTCAGCTTCCCGGACCAGTTGCAGGTCGGCCTGCGGATCTCCCGCCTCGGCCGCTCCAGCATCACCTACGACCTGGCGATCTTCCGCGATGCCGAGGGCACCCTGGAACTCGCCGCCACCGGCGTCTTCGTGCACGTATACGTGGATTCCGACACCCGTAAGCCGATCGAGATCCCCGAGGTCATCCGCACCGCCGCGGCGACGCTGGTCGTCGCGGACGACGCCTAA
- a CDS encoding AraC family transcriptional regulator yields MDALASLLEGPRARGAFVMCSLLDPPWSLRIEDEAPLTVVSMIRGTAWIVPDAPKRGANTGAAGQNSTSPRQLAAGDVAIFRGPQPYTVADDPATAPQIIIHPGQVTKTPDGEILCETLSLGTRQWGTDPDGATMVVTGTYESAGAASQRLLRALPPIIVLPHGDFDARLLDLLADEATKDEPAQSAVLDRMLDLVLIAALRAWFARNDAPAWYHAYSDPLVGKALRLLQHNPAHGWTVASLAEAVGVSRAALARRFTDLVGEPPMAFLTEWRLALAADLLQETDATIESIAGKVGYGSAFALSAAFKRHFGVSPRDHRQGTTPAELSSAG; encoded by the coding sequence GTGGATGCGCTAGCCAGCCTGCTCGAAGGGCCACGCGCCCGAGGTGCTTTCGTCATGTGCTCACTGCTGGATCCGCCGTGGTCGCTGCGTATCGAGGACGAGGCGCCGCTGACGGTGGTGTCGATGATCCGCGGTACCGCCTGGATCGTGCCGGACGCGCCCAAGCGGGGCGCGAATACCGGTGCCGCCGGGCAGAATTCGACGAGTCCGCGGCAGCTCGCCGCCGGCGACGTCGCGATTTTCCGTGGACCGCAGCCATATACGGTCGCCGACGACCCGGCCACCGCGCCGCAGATCATCATCCACCCCGGCCAGGTCACCAAGACCCCCGACGGTGAAATCCTCTGCGAGACACTGAGCCTCGGCACCCGCCAATGGGGTACCGACCCGGACGGCGCCACCATGGTCGTCACCGGCACCTACGAGTCCGCGGGCGCGGCCAGCCAGCGCCTGCTGCGGGCATTGCCGCCGATCATCGTGCTGCCGCACGGCGATTTCGACGCCCGCCTGCTCGACCTGCTCGCCGACGAAGCCACCAAGGACGAACCCGCCCAGAGCGCGGTGCTCGACCGCATGCTCGACCTGGTCCTGATCGCCGCGCTGCGCGCCTGGTTCGCCCGCAACGACGCCCCCGCCTGGTACCACGCCTACAGTGACCCGCTGGTCGGCAAGGCCCTGCGCCTGCTGCAGCACAACCCGGCGCACGGCTGGACCGTCGCGAGCCTGGCCGAAGCCGTCGGGGTGTCCCGCGCGGCGCTGGCCCGCCGGTTCACCGATCTGGTCGGCGAGCCGCCGATGGCGTTCCTCACCGAATGGCGGCTCGCCCTGGCCGCCGACCTGCTGCAGGAGACCGACGCGACCATCGAATCGATCGCGGGCAAGGTCGGTTACGGCAGCGCCTTCGCGTTGAGCGCGGCGTTCAAACGGCACTTCGGGGTGAGCCCGCGCGACCACCGGCAGGGTACGACCCCGGCTGAGCTATCGTCTGCCGGGTGA
- a CDS encoding SDR family oxidoreductase, with the protein MDISGKVAIVTGAGAGIGAALARRLADGGARVVLADLDAAGAAQVAASIGANAVAVGGDVADEKVIQSLIDRAESEFGPVDLYFANAGIGGGPGLDSTDEQWSAALEVNVLAHVRAARLLTPGWLERGSGYFIATASAAGLLTQIGSAPYSVTKHAAVGFAEWLSVTYGDKGIRVSCVCPMGVDTRLLHGDLIPGSPEAAELAVKAVKTAGAVLTPEQVAEVVVAGVAAETFLILPHPEVLKMYRHKGSDYDRWLEGMRRFQAMLRG; encoded by the coding sequence GTGGACATTTCGGGCAAGGTTGCGATAGTTACGGGCGCCGGAGCGGGGATCGGCGCGGCATTGGCGCGGCGGCTGGCCGATGGCGGGGCTCGGGTGGTGCTCGCCGATCTGGATGCGGCCGGGGCCGCTCAGGTTGCCGCATCGATCGGGGCGAACGCGGTCGCCGTCGGCGGTGATGTGGCCGACGAGAAGGTGATTCAGAGTCTGATCGATCGCGCGGAGTCCGAATTCGGCCCCGTGGACCTGTATTTCGCGAACGCGGGTATCGGCGGTGGCCCAGGGCTGGACAGCACCGACGAACAATGGTCGGCCGCACTCGAAGTCAACGTGCTCGCCCATGTGCGGGCCGCTCGGCTGCTGACTCCGGGCTGGCTGGAGCGGGGCAGCGGGTATTTCATCGCCACGGCATCAGCGGCGGGCCTGCTGACCCAGATCGGTTCCGCCCCATACTCGGTCACCAAGCACGCGGCCGTCGGGTTCGCCGAATGGCTGTCGGTCACCTACGGGGACAAGGGCATTCGCGTCAGCTGCGTCTGCCCGATGGGCGTGGACACCCGCCTGCTGCACGGCGATCTGATCCCCGGCAGCCCCGAAGCCGCGGAACTCGCCGTCAAAGCCGTGAAAACCGCTGGGGCCGTGCTCACTCCGGAACAGGTCGCGGAGGTGGTGGTCGCGGGCGTGGCGGCGGAGACCTTCCTCATCCTCCCGCACCCGGAGGTCCTGAAGATGTACCGCCACAAGGGCTCCGACTACGACCGCTGGCTGGAGGGCATGCGCCGCTTCCAGGCGATGCTGCGGGGTTAG
- a CDS encoding Re/Si-specific NAD(P)(+) transhydrogenase subunit alpha, protein METTQNVGDSSPRGARVGVVRETTAGERRVALVPKIIPSLVKQGVEVVVEAGAGLGALIPDEAYVAAGASIGDPWSAEVVVKVAPPSDAEVAKLSDGQTLIGFLAPRNAENQIGALKTAGVQAFAVEAIPRISRAQVMDALSSQANVAGYKAVLLAASESTRFFPMLTTAAGTVKPATVLVLGVGVAGLQALATAKRLGGRTTGYDVRPEVADQVRSVGAQWLDLGIDAAGEGGYARELTDEEKAKQQQALEDAIKGFDVVITTALVPGRPAPRLVTAAAVEGMKPGSVIVDLAGETGGNCELTEPGQTAVKHEVTICSPLNLPATMPEHASELYSKNIAALLELMLVDGKLVPDFEDQVLADSCVTREVDA, encoded by the coding sequence GTGGAGACAACGCAAAACGTAGGCGATTCGTCGCCGCGCGGAGCGCGTGTCGGAGTCGTTCGCGAGACCACCGCGGGCGAACGACGTGTCGCATTGGTGCCCAAAATCATTCCGTCCCTGGTCAAGCAGGGCGTAGAGGTTGTCGTGGAGGCCGGCGCCGGACTCGGCGCGCTCATCCCCGACGAGGCCTACGTCGCGGCCGGGGCGAGCATCGGCGACCCCTGGTCGGCCGAGGTGGTCGTCAAGGTCGCCCCGCCCTCCGACGCCGAGGTGGCGAAGCTGTCCGACGGGCAGACGCTGATCGGGTTCCTCGCGCCGCGCAACGCCGAGAATCAGATCGGCGCGCTGAAAACCGCGGGCGTGCAAGCCTTCGCGGTCGAGGCGATCCCGCGCATCTCGCGCGCCCAGGTGATGGACGCGCTGTCCTCGCAGGCCAACGTCGCCGGCTACAAGGCCGTGCTGCTCGCGGCCTCGGAATCGACTCGCTTCTTCCCGATGCTCACCACCGCCGCGGGCACTGTGAAGCCCGCGACCGTGCTGGTGCTCGGCGTGGGTGTCGCCGGTCTGCAGGCGCTGGCTACGGCCAAGCGGCTCGGCGGGCGCACCACCGGCTACGACGTGCGGCCCGAGGTCGCCGATCAGGTGCGTTCGGTCGGTGCGCAGTGGCTCGACCTCGGCATCGACGCCGCTGGTGAGGGCGGCTACGCCCGCGAGCTCACCGACGAGGAAAAGGCCAAGCAGCAGCAGGCTTTGGAGGATGCGATCAAGGGCTTCGACGTGGTGATCACCACCGCGCTCGTCCCCGGCCGTCCAGCTCCGCGCCTGGTCACCGCCGCCGCTGTGGAGGGCATGAAGCCCGGCAGCGTGATCGTCGACCTGGCCGGTGAGACCGGCGGCAACTGCGAGCTGACCGAGCCCGGTCAGACCGCGGTCAAGCACGAGGTCACCATCTGCTCGCCGCTGAACCTGCCCGCGACCATGCCCGAGCACGCCTCGGAGCTGTACTCGAAAAACATCGCGGCACTGCTGGAACTGATGTTGGTGGACGGCAAGCTCGTCCCCGACTTCGAAGACCAGGTGCTCGCCGATTCCTGCGTTACTCGTGAGGTGGACGCCTGA